CCCAGTGAGCCGTTTTCCGAAACCCATTCCGGTTTCCATTCGCCGGTGCTTGCTTTGGAGACTGCGGAAACACCCAAACAGGTTCAGGATCTGATCGGGGTCTATGAAAACGAAGAATTTCCGGCCCTCACTTCCCAATACAGGATTCTGCATTATTTTGATTTCGGATTTATCTTCTGTTATATGGCATTTTTGGCTTATACCGGACATTATGCGGGGAGAAGGGTCAGGCCTATCTTTCTAAAAATATTTTTGGGAATGATTGCGGTTCTTGTGCTCGGGGGATTTGCGGACATTGTGGAAAACATCCTGATCCTCAATCTTTTGGATGCAAAAAATCCGGAAGAAATGGTCTCCTCTTTGGAATATTTAAAACCGACAGCTCAATTGAAATGGTTTTGTTTATTCGCCTACTCTGCCACAGTGGGCATTTACTTCTGGTTATATGAGAAAGGACCGCTACTCAGAATCACATCCGTTCTTTTTGTAACCGCTTTTTTCCTGGGACTTTTTTCCATTTTCAAAACCAATCTCTTGGAATTGTGTTTTCCGTTTTTCGCATTGGGTCTTGCTCTGACCTGGTTTCATTACGGATTCAGTTTGGCTTTCAGCTCCTTATCCAAAAAAACATAACCTCGTCCTCCGCTGATCACAAGTTCGGTGCCCAAATTTTTACACAAAAAAGCGTATTCTTTTAAAAATTCATCCGCTTCCTTGGGCCCGAGAGGACTGAAAAAATGATCGCCTGACATGGATTGGTGACGACCGAAAATAGGAATCACTTCCACTACAGCGAGAATTCCTTTTTGGAAATGCAAAACTGCCGATATATTGTGTTTTAAGTATTGGTTTTTGGATCCGAAGAAAAAATTACCAAGCGAGTAAATCACGACTCCTTTGGGAAACACTTCAATCCCTTGCGGGATATGAGGATGATGACCGATGATTGCCTGATAACCTGCACCGATCAGATACTTTGCGGCTTTACGTTGGGTTTCCGTAGGTTCCGGATTGTATTCCACTCCCCAATGAACCGCTAAAATATTAACTTGGTTCGGTTTGGTTTTGCGGGCAAGTCTTTCCGCAACGCCTACACGGAAATAGGCGGCGCCGGGATTTCGAGGACCGGCAAACAACCTGGTCTCCCCCGTATCTGAAAAAGAAAAAATACGAAATTCATTGTCTATCGATTTATAAAGCAAAGGGACCATCGCCAAAGACTCGTTATCTCCTGCGCCGGCGGAAGAGATTTTATTTTCCGCAAGTAAGGATAAAGTATCCTTTAGACCCGGTTCTCCGAAGTCCATAGTATGATTGTTGCCCAGAGTCACTCCGTCGATTTGCAATTCCTTCAGAATGGATAGATCTTCTCCCGTTCCGTAGAATACATAGGACTTCAATTTATCGGCACTCGGTTGTTTCCTGAGAATGGGTGTTTCGAGATTCAAAACACGATAGTCCATGGAGGCAAGCAGACCGGTGAAACTTCGGAATGCAAAACTCGGATCATCCTTACGGATGGAATCTCTCACTCCCCAATTGAACATCACGTCTCCACCAAACCATAGCTTTGTGGATTCGGGAAAACGAAACCCCTGCCCCGTTTCCGTTTTGAACCTGTAATAATCCCGGATCGGAGCGATGACCCTGGGTTCTGCCTCTTCCGTTTGCTCCGGCCCATCTTCGGAAAAAAGAAACGAAGGGAAAACACAGAATAGATAAAAAAACAAAAGAAAATAAATCTTCATTTTTAATTCAATCTTTCCCGTTCGCAAACAAAACCGTAAGAAATTAAAAACGGAATACTGACTCGGGGATTTCCGTTTTGGTAACCTTTTTCATTTTGATAAGAATCAGAACGTTT
The nucleotide sequence above comes from Leptospira kobayashii. Encoded proteins:
- a CDS encoding CapA family protein, which codes for MKIYFLLFFYLFCVFPSFLFSEDGPEQTEEAEPRVIAPIRDYYRFKTETGQGFRFPESTKLWFGGDVMFNWGVRDSIRKDDPSFAFRSFTGLLASMDYRVLNLETPILRKQPSADKLKSYVFYGTGEDLSILKELQIDGVTLGNNHTMDFGEPGLKDTLSLLAENKISSAGAGDNESLAMVPLLYKSIDNEFRIFSFSDTGETRLFAGPRNPGAAYFRVGVAERLARKTKPNQVNILAVHWGVEYNPEPTETQRKAAKYLIGAGYQAIIGHHPHIPQGIEVFPKGVVIYSLGNFFFGSKNQYLKHNISAVLHFQKGILAVVEVIPIFGRHQSMSGDHFFSPLGPKEADEFLKEYAFLCKNLGTELVISGGRGYVFLDKELKAKLNP